A part of Bacillus thuringiensis genomic DNA contains:
- the adhP gene encoding alcohol dehydrogenase AdhP, producing MKAVVVNKNSKANIEVIEKELRPLHSGEALVDVEYCGVCHTDLHVANHDFGNTDGRILGHEGVGIVTKIANDVTSLKIGDRVSIAWMFQSCGRCEYCVTGRETFCREVKNAGYSVDGGMAEQCIVTADYAVKVPEGLDPAQASSITCAGVTTYKAIKVSDIKPGQPIVIYGCGGLGNLAIQYAKNVFGAKVIAVDINDDKLALAKEVGADMTINPISQGPADKIVQDEFGGAYAAVVTAVSKVAFNSAVDAVRACGKVVAVGLPVETMDLNIPRLVLDGIEVVGSLVGTRKDLEEAFMFGAEGKVVPVVQTCSLDKVQNVFEEMEEGRIQGRMVIDFKQHNCDCK from the coding sequence ATGAAAGCAGTAGTAGTTAATAAAAATAGTAAAGCAAACATTGAAGTTATTGAAAAGGAATTACGTCCGTTACACTCAGGTGAAGCGTTAGTAGATGTAGAGTATTGTGGGGTTTGTCATACTGATTTACACGTTGCAAATCATGATTTTGGAAACACAGATGGCCGTATTCTTGGTCATGAGGGTGTAGGTATTGTTACGAAAATTGCTAATGATGTTACTTCACTAAAGATAGGTGATCGTGTAAGTATTGCATGGATGTTCCAATCTTGTGGACGTTGTGAATATTGCGTAACTGGTAGAGAAACATTTTGCCGTGAAGTTAAAAATGCTGGTTATTCAGTAGATGGCGGTATGGCTGAACAATGTATTGTTACAGCTGACTATGCGGTGAAAGTACCAGAAGGATTAGATCCTGCTCAAGCATCATCAATTACATGTGCGGGCGTAACTACATATAAAGCAATAAAAGTATCAGATATTAAACCTGGTCAACCTATCGTCATCTATGGTTGTGGTGGATTAGGTAACTTAGCTATCCAATATGCTAAAAACGTATTTGGTGCAAAGGTAATTGCAGTAGATATTAATGACGATAAATTAGCCTTAGCAAAAGAGGTTGGCGCTGATATGACTATCAATCCAATTTCACAAGGTCCTGCTGATAAGATTGTTCAAGATGAGTTTGGTGGTGCTTATGCTGCTGTAGTCACAGCTGTTTCTAAAGTAGCATTCAATTCAGCGGTTGACGCAGTACGTGCGTGTGGTAAAGTCGTTGCGGTAGGTTTACCAGTAGAAACTATGGATTTAAACATTCCGCGACTTGTATTAGATGGAATTGAAGTAGTTGGTTCTTTAGTCGGTACTCGTAAGGACTTAGAAGAAGCATTTATGTTCGGTGCAGAAGGAAAAGTTGTACCGGTTGTTCAAACTTGTTCCCTAGATAAAGTACAAAATGTATTCGAAGAAATGGAAGAAGGTAGAATTCAAGGACGTATGGTAATCGATTTTAAACAGCATAATTGTGATTGTAAATAA
- a CDS encoding ABC transporter permease, which yields MKSIWKSKRFLIGFTYLFILVSASFIYSWFFKDNIPKPPQLLYNDNNELLGKAPFPPSLIPPFGSDRFGESVFLQIIEGAKFTILLAVAISFFRIIFGTCIGILLSLYAPKFKRFFQACSEVFYYIPTLFIAFILITPVNIVIISNADRLDPNISFAFYQVLVLIFVALPTLSIYISSEVDEFMKQDYILSSQLLGASRFHIIKKHLRVLLLDRLFVLFMEHIVQTLILVIHLALLDIVIGGIQMRELYDGVLKPVSLSNDWAGLIGLNRYEMNLSWWIIFYTLVSFFITILFIKLMTIGIQDALKARDSQTVAIQSVPDQKKFVKHKDSFSFANKLNL from the coding sequence ATGAAATCTATTTGGAAATCAAAACGCTTTTTAATCGGCTTTACTTATTTATTCATACTTGTTTCAGCTAGCTTTATTTATAGCTGGTTCTTTAAAGATAACATCCCAAAACCTCCTCAGTTACTTTACAATGACAATAACGAATTACTTGGAAAGGCCCCCTTTCCGCCATCGTTAATACCGCCTTTTGGATCTGATCGTTTTGGAGAGTCTGTTTTCTTACAAATTATAGAAGGAGCAAAATTCACTATATTATTAGCCGTGGCAATTAGCTTCTTTCGAATTATATTCGGAACATGTATAGGAATTCTCTTAAGTTTATATGCTCCAAAATTCAAGAGATTTTTCCAGGCATGCTCAGAAGTTTTTTACTATATTCCTACTTTATTTATCGCATTTATACTCATCACACCTGTTAATATTGTAATCATATCAAATGCTGATAGATTAGATCCAAATATTTCATTTGCGTTTTATCAAGTACTCGTACTTATTTTCGTCGCTCTGCCTACACTTTCTATATATATATCCTCAGAGGTTGATGAATTTATGAAACAAGATTACATTTTAAGTTCACAATTACTGGGTGCCAGCCGTTTTCATATTATCAAAAAACACTTACGAGTCTTATTACTTGACCGCTTATTTGTGTTATTCATGGAACATATCGTCCAAACACTCATACTCGTTATCCATTTAGCGTTGCTTGACATTGTAATTGGCGGGATACAAATGCGGGAACTCTATGACGGAGTGCTCAAACCTGTTTCTTTATCTAATGATTGGGCAGGCCTTATTGGATTAAATCGTTATGAAATGAATCTTTCATGGTGGATTATTTTTTATACTCTCGTTTCATTCTTTATTACGATTCTATTTATTAAACTTATGACAATCGGGATTCAAGATGCACTAAAAGCAAGAGATTCGCAAACTGTAGCAATTCAATCCGTTCCAGATCAAAAGAAATTTGTTAAACATAAAGATTCTTTTTCATTTGCAAATAAATTAAACCTTTAA
- a CDS encoding ABC transporter permease subunit: MLHTISQFTIKLSSILLSLLLLLNLPYLFITQQGFTFQPIYFFNQIVTMLKQVFSPESLLVIGSDPKFGHLKTTPLFPTVLEPYLYSFTILFVAFLVALFLSSSMAFFYFLAKDYIKKWINRIVFILEAVPDMMIMICLQIFFIWVLQKFGEAPFTIISFNENRAYLLPILSLAVLPTLQMFRMMVLYIKEEHGKHYVEVAYGKGLSSSYILCIHLFKNISIHFFHHLKTIFVFLLSNLFILEFVFNMQGIIQFLFKKAFISPPAAFIILVMIILPFYAIFQIISLMMIRWQKQLKGAAL, translated from the coding sequence ATGTTACATACAATATCTCAATTCACAATTAAGCTTTCATCAATTCTTTTATCACTGTTACTATTATTAAATTTACCTTATTTATTTATCACTCAACAAGGATTCACCTTTCAACCCATTTATTTTTTTAACCAGATCGTTACTATGTTAAAACAGGTTTTCTCACCCGAATCATTGTTGGTTATAGGGTCAGACCCAAAGTTTGGTCATTTAAAAACAACACCATTATTCCCAACTGTTTTAGAACCTTACCTATATTCATTTACTATATTATTTGTAGCCTTTTTGGTTGCGCTCTTTCTATCATCTAGCATGGCATTTTTTTATTTTTTAGCAAAAGATTATATAAAAAAATGGATAAACCGAATTGTGTTCATATTAGAAGCTGTCCCCGATATGATGATAATGATTTGTTTGCAAATATTTTTCATATGGGTACTTCAGAAATTCGGGGAAGCCCCTTTCACTATTATTTCTTTTAATGAAAATCGAGCTTATTTACTCCCTATTTTATCTTTAGCTGTCTTACCTACATTACAAATGTTTCGGATGATGGTGTTATACATAAAAGAAGAACATGGAAAACATTACGTAGAGGTTGCATATGGAAAAGGCCTTTCATCAAGTTATATACTGTGCATTCATTTATTCAAAAATATATCTATCCACTTTTTCCACCATTTAAAAACGATTTTTGTTTTCTTACTTTCTAACTTATTCATTTTAGAATTTGTTTTTAATATGCAAGGCATTATTCAATTTTTATTTAAGAAGGCGTTTATTTCACCTCCAGCTGCATTTATCATACTTGTTATGATTATTTTACCGTTTTATGCCATTTTTCAAATAATTTCTCTCATGATGATTAGATGGCAAAAGCAATTGAAAGGAGCAGCTTTATGA